The nucleotide sequence TTTCCTCAATTCCCTGCTCTAGAGTATATTGTGGTTTCCAATCAATTAAACTCTCAGCTTTAGAATAATCACATTTAAGCTTCATTATTTCACTTTGTGGATGAATATGCTTTACATGATTTATTTTAATTCTTTCTCTAGTAATAATTTTTGCTAATTCATTTATTGTAACGTCCCTTCCCGTTCCCGCATTAACTACCTGTCCATTAACCTTATCAGAATACCCAGACATTACAACAAATCTTGCACAATCTTTGACATAAAGAAGATCTCTTGTTTGCTCACCAGATCCATATATATTAATATCTCTGCCATACAATGAATTATTTATAAATATGGCAACAACTCCACCTTCCCCTCCAGTTTTCTGAAAAGGCCCATAGGTATTAAACGGCCTTATTACAACAGTTGGAAGTTTATATGCGTTGTAATATGAAAGAACCATATTCTCGGCAGCAATTTTACTTCCGCCATAGGGTGACACTGGTTTTGTAGGATGAGATTCTGAAATTCCCTTATCTCCTGATATATCATAAACCATACAAGTACTCATAAATACAACTTTACAAGGATACGTGTCTTCTTTAGGATCTAGAACCCAGCTGTTTCCATCCATTCTTCCATTTTTACCAAACATCTGTAACTTGGCTCTTTCAAGTACATTAAAAGTACCTACTGTATCATTAAAAAAAGTAGTTTTGGGATCATCTATACTGTCCTGAACATTTATTGATGCAGCTAAATGATATATTATATCAAATTTATCTTTAAATATCTCATCTAATTTACTTTCATCCCGTATGTCTCCACCTATAAATTTAAAGCCAGGACTATTTTTAAACTCCTCTATATTTTCCATTCTGCCATTAGACAAATTATCAAACACAGTAACCTTATGCCCATCATCTAATAATCTTTTTACGGTCCATCTTCCTATAAAGCCTGCTCCTCCTGTTACGAGCATATTCATAAGCAATCAGCTCCTTAACTAATATCGTGTAAATAAATATTTAATTTTTAAAATTACTATTTATAAAATCCGCTATCCTCTTAGTACCAAATCCGTCTATAAGTTTTTGGCCCACAGCAGATTCCTCTTTTCTCAATGTATAATTGTTACAAAGACAATTTAATTTATCAATAAACACATTTTTACTCAATTTATTATACCATAACAAACTTTCCGATATATTCATATTGCCAAGTTTCCTAGCTACATCAACTTGATTATCCGCTGTTATTACACTAAGTGATGGTACTCCACTGGCCAAAAGTTCATACATGCTGCTTCCTGCCGCAGATACAGCTATATCACATTTTTTCATTATTTCTGCCATATTGGCATTAAAATAGAATTCTATATTAGACTCGTGGATGCTTTCAAAATAGTTGATATTTTGAAAAGAAGGTCCTATAACTACGTGAAAGCTAAAATTCAAATTTTTTATCCATTTCAATAGTATTTTAGTAAAATTAACGATATCTGAGCCACCCATTGTTATCATTATATCTTTAGCCTGCTCATTTATACGCTTTTCTGGTAAATTTCTAAACTCTTCTCTTATCATAAGATATTTTAATCCAAGTAATTTATACTTTTGACGGTAATTAAATCCTCTTGCATTTATATTCTGATTTATAAGCAGATCTACAGGATAATCAAAAGAATTTATATCGTCTATATAAACTGTATGTTTTACTATATTCTTAGTTTGTATAAAATATCTTTCATTCACATCATAACTGTCTGTTATAAGCAATTCTGTATTTACATTAGACAATACCTCTAAAATACTTTCTTTAAATGTAAATACCTTGAATTTATTCTCCTGTATTTTAATTATTCCACCTTTATTATCTATAGTATCCTTACATAAATAATAAACCTTATTCTTTAAAGATAATTCTTTTGCCAGTACAAGGGTTCTCATAATATGACCCATTCCTACTTTACTTCCACCTTCCGCCCTAATAGCTATATTCAAAATGAACACCTTCTCCTTACATCCTGCACAACAATAATTTTACACAAGTCCTTCATTTAATAATAAATTCCTTATTTTCTTCTTCGTTATAGGCATAATATCAGACGAATTATAACTTCCTACTTCAGCCCTATTTTTTACCTGATAATATTTATTTAGTTCACCAACATAAGTGTTAGGTATAACTGCATACATATTTCCAAGATCATAGGCAATTTCTGATTCTTCATAAGTCATAAGTTCTTCAAACTTTCTCTCCCCTGCCCTTAATCCTATATTTTTTATTTTTACACTATTTATATCAATGTCAAATTTTCTGCAGGTTTCTTCTATAATGACCTCAGTTAAATCAATTAATCTTATAACAGGCATTTTTAATACAAAAGCCTCTCCACCATGAGATTTTTCAGCTGCACCCATTATAAGAGAAACAGACTGGAAAAGTGTCATCATAAATCTTGTCATATCTTTATCTGTAACAGTTACACATCTTTTTTCAAGTATTTGTTTCTTGAATAATGGAATAACCGATCCACGAGAACCCATCACATTTCCAAACCTGACAGCAACAAATCTTGTTCTGGCATTTCCTTTGCTAAAATTAGCTGCCTGTACTAATTTTTCAGCTAAAAGTTTTGTAGCCCCATAGGTATTAGTAGGATTTATAGCTTTATCAGAACTGGTAAAAAGGACACTATCTACATTATTATATACAGCTGCCTTTATGACATTTTCCATACCCTGTATATTTGTTTTAATAGCTTCTTCCGGATTATATTCACAGGAAGGTACATGTTTCATAGCAGCCAGATTAAATACTACATCAACATCATTCATAGCCCTTTCCACTCTATCGTAATCCCTTACATCTCCTATTAGATATCTAAAAGTTTTATTATCATTAATTTCTTTATCCATAATGAACTGTTTATATTCATCTCTGCTAAAAATCCTTATAACATTAGGTTTTTCATCAATTAACTTTTTTACAAGACCTCTTCCTATAGTTCCCGTTCCACCTATTATAAGAATATTTTTATCTGTATAGTATCCCATATTATGTACCCTTCCTTTGTTTCAAAACTAAATTAAGTATAATACAATATTCGTGTATTATACTTAATAGTTTAACAATAAACCTCTACTATGTTCTTTTCCCTATTACATATATCAACATTAACTTCATCTTTTCAAGTCACAGTTACCTTATTAAATCCCAATTTAAAGGAGTTCCTTTTAATATATCTCTATTAGCCTTTTTACCAATAACATCATTATAGTATCTAGTATGCATACCAAAACCTGGTCTTATAGAACGTATATTGTCTTCAGTAAACATTTCTCCCTCTTTGACATCTTTAACTATAAATAGTGAACGTGAAAACTCCCTGCTCTTTTTCATTTTTTCTGTTAATTCATAGGAGACCTGTCCTAAAGCCTTTTCTGTTTCCCTTATAGATTTAACCATAGCTTTAAATTCATCAGGTTCCAGTGAAAAAGCTGCATCAGGTCCTCCGTCTGCCCTGCATAGTGTAAAATGCTTCTCAACTATTTTTGCCCCGAGTGCTACTGCTGCTATAGGAACTGAAATACCTAAAGTATGATCTGACAAACCAGTTATTGCATCAAAATTTTCTGACAAATTAGGTATTGTTCTTAGATTTACATCTTCAAGTGGTGAAGGATAGGCACTTGTACATTTTAAAATTGCTATTTCACTGTTCCCCATTCCTTTACAAGCATTTACTGCTTCTTCTATATCACTTAAAGTAGCTATTCCTGTAGCCAAAATTACAGGTTTTCCTTTAGATGCTATGTACTCAATTAATGGAATATCTGTTATCTCAAAAGAAGCAACTTTGTATGCAGGTACATTCATATTTTCAAGAAAATCTACTGCTGTTTTATCAAATGGAGATGAAAAACAAACAAGTCCTTCTTCCTCCGCTATTTTTTTTAGTTTAGGCTGCCACTCCCATGGTGTATATGCTTCTTTATAAAGATCGTGGAGTGTTCTACCATCCCACAAAGTTCCCTGCTTTATCTGAAAATACTCATTATTACAATCTATAGTAATTGTATCTGCTGTATAAGTCTGCAGTTTAACTGCATCTGCACCAGCTTTTTTTGCTTCTTTTATAAGTTTTACTGCATTATCGAAATTTCCATTATGATTTCCTGAAATTTCTGCAACAATGAATGCAGGATTATTTTTACTAACTATTTTTTTATCGATTTTTAGCTTTACTAACACTATATCACAACCTTATTTTAAAGTAATTTATAATACTCATAAAAGTTATCATGAATTTTTGCATTATATTTTAACTTTTCAAAAACCCTTTGAGATATATAATTATCCAATTTTACGTAACCAACTAATTTATTAACATCAACTTTACTATTACCTACATTTTTTTCCAATAAATTAAGCATTTCAATTGCTAGATGTTTTCCTCTATACTTTTTATCAATGCTGTAACTAATAACAGCAGTTTTATTTTCTATTTCAATTCTTACTTGACCTAATGAAACATTTTTAGAACATAATATAAAGATAGAACACCTATCAAAATTCATCATTTTATTAAACCATTTTACATGATTCTCATATAATATTCCTTTTTGATTAAAAGAATTTTGCCTTACTATCTTATCATTTGCCCAATTAAATAATAAATCACAGTCCTCTAAAACTGCTTTTCTTAAATACAAATTCATTTTTATCACCATTTATCTATACTTCTTTTTGTGATATATCTTCGTTTATTTTTAAAAGTTTCGGATATTTTTTATATAAATTTAATATGTCATTCATATCAAATTGATTTCCTTTTTTAAAATATAACTTATCATAAATACTACTAATTAATTGAAAATCTTCTATTGTATCCAATGTCCATCTAAAACTAGAATAATCTATATCATTTTTATATTGTGCTAACCTGAAAATTCTAGAATTACCCCATATATAAGGCGTAACATGCTCTTTATCCCTTAAATTTTCCGCTTCATTAAAAGCTTTTTCTAATGCTTTAAAACTAAATACCTCTGTATCCAATCCTCTAGGATATGTCCTATCTATGGTATTACTTACATAGTCATATTTAGCATTATTATCTAAATAATATTGTATGATTTTTTCAGTAATTTCACTGTCGATAAGCGGACAGTCACTGGTAACTCTTACAACAACATCTGCATTATTTTCTTTAGCGGCATAATAATATCTGGATAGTACATTCTCTTCCGATCCCCTAAAATAAGTAATATTCAATTTTTTTGCTTCTTCAACTATAGCATTATCTTTTTCAAGTTTTGTAGTTGCAATCACTATTTTATCTATATTTTCTACCCTTTTCAATCTATCTACATCATGTTCTAAAACTATCTTACCACAAACTTTTTTAAGGACTTTCTCCGGTAATCTTGTAGATCCTGTTCTTGCCTGCATTATGCACACTACATTAAAATTATCAATAGCCATCAAAATCTTTTACTTCCCTTCCAGTTAGATAATTTGATATAGGTAGTTCCCTTTATCTCTGCTCCACTACTGCAATTCATAAATCTAACTTGTGGATTTTCTTCTATCTTTCTTTCTATAGAATATTTAAAATTTATATATTCCCATCTCGTATTTAAAAATTTCCCATCTACACCTTTGACTTTTTTGTATAATTTTGAATTATCTTCTACTACATCTTCCACATTATAAATCTCTTTGTAACTGCTTGTGTGTGTTCTATTATCTAAAAAAGCAAGATCCTGTCCTACGAGAACTATCTCTTTTGCACCACCTTTTACAGCTATATCAATTAATGACACAGAAACGGTCTTAGCCGTATTTATAATAATATCATTATATTTATTTTCTTCATTAAAAAAAATATATTTAGGTCCATTATAGTTTGCCACCACCCACCTAGAAGCCGTACATAAAAAACAAAGCGGCACATTCAAATTATTATATCCCACAAACTGTTTTTTTACTATCTCACCACAGTCAGTTATACATATCATATTCGGGGTGATTCCACTCTCAATAAGAGTTTTTAAAGCACTTCCGGCACAAAATATTTTCACATGTCCATTTAAAGACTGCAATTCTTTGAGATTCAAATCCAGCGACGGACCTGATAAAACTATAATAATGGACTCTCCTCTAAAAATATAATCACTATAAAATTTTCTCATTGAAAATGAGTCTTCCTTTAAATTATTGATATAATTTAACTTCATTATATCTTTTAATTCATGTATTTTATTTTTCGAAACAACAAAGTTTTGAAATATGATCTTAATATTTTGGTATTTATCTGGTAATACCTTCAAGCACGGTGAATACACTAAAATATCATTGACATCTTTTAATTCTGCTAGCTTTTTTATATTTTCAATTCCTACATTTAATTTTAACCGTCTGTCTTTTACTATTTCTTTATAGCATCCAAGTTTTTTACCTATATCAAATATTTCTGTGTCCACATCAAATACATATAACTTTGAATCAATCGGCATATCTAATAATATTTCTTTTATATGATATCCTAGTCCAAGTCCATATACTATAACTTCATCTTTATTATTAAAAGTTTCTATATTCTCATCCGCAAATTTTTTAGCTTCCCTCTCAGGGTAAAATTTACTATGAAGATATAAATTTGCCACCTTAATAATTGGTTTATTATCTTTGCTATACTCAATTCTTATATTTCTATTTTTCATTGCATTAAACACTTTCCTTAACAATTTCATGTATATCATCAAGAATAGGTATTACTTCATACTCAAACAGATCCCCTACTAATATATAATCCTCATTTTCTATGGCTTCCGCAACTTCTTTAAGCTTCTGATTAAATTCATCTAGTTCAATTTCTTTTTTGTAAAGATCCTTAGTAAGAACAACTGCCTGTGCCGTCCACTGCATTCCATCAATTATAAGAGGCATCAATTTAAGTGCTTCGTTTTCCTTTCCTCCCTGGAATTTATCAACGGCAGAATTTATACCACTTTTTAAATTATACATATAACTGCATAAAGTATTTAAAAGTTCTATTTTATCATTATTCAATCAACTCACCCCATTAGTT is from Clostridium fermenticellae and encodes:
- a CDS encoding dTDP-glucose 4,6-dehydratase, which codes for MNMLVTGGAGFIGRWTVKRLLDDGHKVTVFDNLSNGRMENIEEFKNSPGFKFIGGDIRDESKLDEIFKDKFDIIYHLAASINVQDSIDDPKTTFFNDTVGTFNVLERAKLQMFGKNGRMDGNSWVLDPKEDTYPCKVVFMSTCMVYDISGDKGISESHPTKPVSPYGGSKIAAENMVLSYYNAYKLPTVVIRPFNTYGPFQKTGGEGGVVAIFINNSLYGRDINIYGSGEQTRDLLYVKDCARFVVMSGYSDKVNGQVVNAGTGRDVTINELAKIITRERIKINHVKHIHPQSEIMKLKCDYSKAESLIDWKPQYTLEQGIEETEKWIKGTKLLR
- the pseG gene encoding UDP-2,4-diacetamido-2,4,6-trideoxy-beta-L-altropyranose hydrolase; this translates as MNIAIRAEGGSKVGMGHIMRTLVLAKELSLKNKVYYLCKDTIDNKGGIIKIQENKFKVFTFKESILEVLSNVNTELLITDSYDVNERYFIQTKNIVKHTVYIDDINSFDYPVDLLINQNINARGFNYRQKYKLLGLKYLMIREEFRNLPEKRINEQAKDIMITMGGSDIVNFTKILLKWIKNLNFSFHVVIGPSFQNINYFESIHESNIEFYFNANMAEIMKKCDIAVSAAGSSMYELLASGVPSLSVITADNQVDVARKLGNMNISESLLWYNKLSKNVFIDKLNCLCNNYTLRKEESAVGQKLIDGFGTKRIADFINSNFKN
- a CDS encoding SDR family NAD(P)-dependent oxidoreductase, which produces MGYYTDKNILIIGGTGTIGRGLVKKLIDEKPNVIRIFSRDEYKQFIMDKEINDNKTFRYLIGDVRDYDRVERAMNDVDVVFNLAAMKHVPSCEYNPEEAIKTNIQGMENVIKAAVYNNVDSVLFTSSDKAINPTNTYGATKLLAEKLVQAANFSKGNARTRFVAVRFGNVMGSRGSVIPLFKKQILEKRCVTVTDKDMTRFMMTLFQSVSLIMGAAEKSHGGEAFVLKMPVIRLIDLTEVIIEETCRKFDIDINSVKIKNIGLRAGERKFEELMTYEESEIAYDLGNMYAVIPNTYVGELNKYYQVKNRAEVGSYNSSDIMPITKKKIRNLLLNEGLV
- the pseI gene encoding pseudaminic acid synthase, yielding MLVKLKIDKKIVSKNNPAFIVAEISGNHNGNFDNAVKLIKEAKKAGADAVKLQTYTADTITIDCNNEYFQIKQGTLWDGRTLHDLYKEAYTPWEWQPKLKKIAEEEGLVCFSSPFDKTAVDFLENMNVPAYKVASFEITDIPLIEYIASKGKPVILATGIATLSDIEEAVNACKGMGNSEIAILKCTSAYPSPLEDVNLRTIPNLSENFDAITGLSDHTLGISVPIAAVALGAKIVEKHFTLCRADGGPDAAFSLEPDEFKAMVKSIRETEKALGQVSYELTEKMKKSREFSRSLFIVKDVKEGEMFTEDNIRSIRPGFGMHTRYYNDVIGKKANRDILKGTPLNWDLIR
- a CDS encoding GNAT family N-acetyltransferase, translating into MNLYLRKAVLEDCDLLFNWANDKIVRQNSFNQKGILYENHVKWFNKMMNFDRCSIFILCSKNVSLGQVRIEIENKTAVISYSIDKKYRGKHLAIEMLNLLEKNVGNSKVDVNKLVGYVKLDNYISQRVFEKLKYNAKIHDNFYEYYKLL
- a CDS encoding cytidylyltransferase domain-containing protein — its product is MAIDNFNVVCIMQARTGSTRLPEKVLKKVCGKIVLEHDVDRLKRVENIDKIVIATTKLEKDNAIVEEAKKLNITYFRGSEENVLSRYYYAAKENNADVVVRVTSDCPLIDSEITEKIIQYYLDNNAKYDYVSNTIDRTYPRGLDTEVFSFKALEKAFNEAENLRDKEHVTPYIWGNSRIFRLAQYKNDIDYSSFRWTLDTIEDFQLISSIYDKLYFKKGNQFDMNDILNLYKKYPKLLKINEDISQKEV
- a CDS encoding motility associated factor glycosyltransferase family protein, with protein sequence MKNRNIRIEYSKDNKPIIKVANLYLHSKFYPEREAKKFADENIETFNNKDEVIVYGLGLGYHIKEILLDMPIDSKLYVFDVDTEIFDIGKKLGCYKEIVKDRRLKLNVGIENIKKLAELKDVNDILVYSPCLKVLPDKYQNIKIIFQNFVVSKNKIHELKDIMKLNYINNLKEDSFSMRKFYSDYIFRGESIIIVLSGPSLDLNLKELQSLNGHVKIFCAGSALKTLIESGITPNMICITDCGEIVKKQFVGYNNLNVPLCFLCTASRWVVANYNGPKYIFFNEENKYNDIIINTAKTVSVSLIDIAVKGGAKEIVLVGQDLAFLDNRTHTSSYKEIYNVEDVVEDNSKLYKKVKGVDGKFLNTRWEYINFKYSIERKIEENPQVRFMNCSSGAEIKGTTYIKLSNWKGSKRF